One part of the Bacteroidia bacterium genome encodes these proteins:
- a CDS encoding SGNH/GDSL hydrolase family protein, which yields MRLKSIHFLLSLFFLGLFLLACMPNEPMPGPGPEPEPVDTLMVEGLTFLALGDSYTIGESVGINLRWPVQLKDSLIAQGLEVESPRIIARTGWTTDDLLQAIGNNSNLNPTYDLVSLLIGVNNQYRNYDFVQYEQEFPVLLSQALNLAGGDTNRVIVLSIPDYGVTPFGASGDPEKIARDLDEYNAFAQTEAEKKGIRFFDITPISREAKDDGSLVASDGLHPSGKMYTRWVQLIREEVERKLAR from the coding sequence ATGAGACTTAAAAGTATTCACTTCCTTTTGTCCCTCTTTTTTCTGGGACTTTTTCTTCTTGCCTGTATGCCCAATGAACCTATGCCCGGCCCTGGCCCAGAACCTGAGCCTGTAGATACGCTAATGGTAGAAGGTTTGACTTTCCTTGCTTTGGGGGATTCTTATACTATAGGAGAATCTGTAGGAATAAATTTGAGATGGCCAGTGCAACTGAAAGATAGCCTCATTGCACAGGGATTGGAAGTGGAATCTCCAAGAATCATTGCACGTACGGGTTGGACGACAGATGATCTTTTGCAGGCAATAGGGAATAATAGTAACCTGAATCCTACTTATGACCTTGTTTCCTTATTAATTGGAGTAAATAATCAATACCGGAATTATGACTTTGTGCAGTATGAACAAGAGTTTCCTGTTCTCCTCAGTCAGGCACTCAATCTTGCGGGAGGAGATACAAATCGGGTGATTGTTTTATCTATTCCCGATTACGGAGTTACGCCTTTTGGTGCATCAGGCGATCCGGAAAAAATTGCCAGAGACTTGGATGAATACAATGCATTTGCTCAGACAGAAGCTGAGAAAAAAGGAATCCGCTTTTTTGATATAACGCCTATTTCTCGTGAGGCAAAAGATGATGGAAGTCTGGTAGCAAGCGATGGTTTACATCCTTCCGGAAAGATGTATACAAGGTGGGTTCAATTGATTCGGGAAGAGGTAGAAAGGAAATTAGCTAGATAA
- a CDS encoding sigma-70 family RNA polymerase sigma factor — protein sequence MTSTAYSDYQKLLFPIAKNMLGNDSDAEDLVQETLFKWLTMAKKDIENIRGYLVKTLVNKCLNFIRDRKRESGKEVEVAPELLKNHLPAWIEHAHGLSLGMLALLEKLSATERAVFLLKEVFGYSHREIAELLGISEENSRQILARAKRHLKNDRQRFTADPDHHLELYQSFVQVIKGGDLGQLLEILREDIDLDIMRPAASLTGKQVVAEYLIQHLPVYGQFHLYMYKGLPLLTLYLLGKPFLQLKLWGNGEKLQRIEINPLKKREIIAPKMSV from the coding sequence ATGACATCAACTGCATATTCTGATTATCAGAAGCTCTTATTTCCCATTGCGAAAAATATGCTCGGGAATGATTCCGATGCGGAGGACCTCGTTCAGGAAACCCTTTTCAAATGGCTAACAATGGCCAAAAAGGATATTGAAAATATCAGGGGTTATCTTGTAAAAACCCTCGTAAATAAATGCCTTAACTTTATCCGAGACCGCAAACGCGAATCTGGAAAAGAAGTAGAAGTAGCTCCCGAGTTGCTTAAAAATCATCTTCCCGCATGGATCGAACATGCCCATGGACTCTCTTTGGGAATGTTGGCCTTATTGGAAAAACTCTCCGCGACAGAGCGTGCTGTTTTTCTCCTGAAAGAAGTATTTGGCTATTCTCATCGTGAGATTGCTGAACTTTTGGGCATTTCAGAAGAAAACTCTCGCCAAATACTGGCTCGTGCAAAGAGACATCTGAAAAACGATCGCCAAAGGTTTACCGCCGACCCGGATCATCACCTTGAATTGTACCAAAGTTTTGTGCAGGTTATAAAAGGAGGAGATTTAGGGCAATTATTAGAAATCCTGAGAGAAGATATTGATCTGGATATCATGCGTCCGGCTGCAAGTCTTACGGGTAAACAAGTGGTCGCAGAATACCTCATCCAGCATCTTCCTGTCTACGGACAGTTCCATCTTTATATGTACAAAGGACTCCCATTATTGACCCTTTATCTGCTGGGTAAACCCTTTTTACAGTTAAAATTGTGGGGAAATGGGGAAAAACTCCAACGTATAGAGATCAATCCCTTAAAAAAGAGGGAAATTATTGCACCAAAAATGAGCGTATAA